The Bradyrhizobium barranii subsp. barranii genome segment TTGCGCATTGAGCTTCTTCCTCGGAGTTGGATTGTTCGGCTCAGTCTATCTCATGCCGGTCTTCCTCGCCTATGTTCGACATCATGACGCATTTGAAATCGGCACGATCATGCTCGTCACCGGCGTTGCGCAGCTTGCCACCGCGCCGATTGCGGGCCTGCTGGAAAGCAGGTTTGATCCCCGTTGGTTGTCGGCGGCGGGGTTTGGTCTGTTCGCGATCGGGCTGGGTTGCAGTGCATTCGAGAGCCGTGTCGCCGACTTCCAAGAAATGTTCTGGCCGCAAGTCTTGCGCGGCGTTGCGATCATGTTTTGCCTGCTGCCTCCGACCCGGCTGGCGTTGGGTTCGCTGACCGCATCACGGGTACCCGACGCAAGCGGCCTGTTTAACCTGATGCGAAACCTCGGGGGCGCAATCGGCATCGCGCTGATCGATACGATCCTTTACGGACGCACCGGCGGGCATGCCGACGCTTTGCGCGAGCGCCTGATTGCGGGCGATGTGACTGCGGCTCAGGCGATCGGGCTTGACCTGACGTTGTTTACCCACCGCCCTCCGCAGGTCTCCGATGCCGCGGTTGAAGCCTATCTGCGTCCCATGGTCGAAAAGGCCGCGTTCGCGCTCAGCGCCAACGAAGCCTGGGCCCTCCTCGCTTGCGTGGCGCTGCTCGGACTGTTGCTCATTCCGTTCGCGCCCGGTCCCCTGGAAGGCACTGATGAGAATTACGGTGATGGTGCATGTAATTGAGTGGTGAATAGAGATCGCAATTGCCGCAACGCCCCGCCCAACCAGCGAAGTTCGGCGTGGTTCGCTTACCTATCTGAGGAAGGCCGCACTGACCGCGGGACTCGTCGTGACCTGAGACGGTAGGTGCGTGGCTTCTCAAAACAAAAATGGCCCGCGTGATGCGGGCCATTTTCGTATCGGGACCGGTAAAGTCCGAACTTGGTTGCGGGGATAGGATTTGAACCTATGACCTTCAGGTTATGAGCCTGACGAGCTACCGGGCTGCTCCACCCCGCGTTAAACCGTCGCTATGCCTTGGCCAAGATGCCGGGGACGGTGGATGAAGTGGCCGGCGCTGTTCGCGTGGCTTGCTTCGTCCGTCCCAAAGGCTTCCTTGGAAGGCACCCCCGGGGCAAAGCCCCTCGGGTGCGAGGCGTATGTACCAACCCGGGCTGCCTTTGGAAAGGGCCGCGGGGACGTTTTTTTCGACTTTATGACAGTGAGTTGGGCCGATTTCGGGACCGTTTGGCGTACTCTTGCCAGAAGTTCCACAAAGGGCCAGCTTGCGGCAACAAAACCGGGGGCAAACGTCGTTTTCAGGGGAGACCACCCATGGACCATACCTTGGACCGCCCCTTGGCGAGCGCGCCACTCCCGGCGCTGAAGGATGCCTTCGAGGCCATGGTTGCGCGGGCGCGCGCCGAGCCTGCACCTGACCTGGCCGAGCGGCTCGACCGGCTGGCGCGGCTGCGCACTGTCGTCGCCGACAACGAGGAGCGTTTCCGGCAGGCGATCTCGGCCGATTTCGGCCACCGCTCGGCCGTCGAGACCACCATCGCCGAGACGATGCTGGTGTTCTCCGAGATCCGGCATGCGACCAAGCACCTGAAGAGCTGGATGGCGCCGCAGCGCGTGGCCACCGCGCTGCAATTCCTGCCGGCGCGCAACCGCCTAATCCCGCAGCCGCTCGGCGTGGTCGGCATCATCGCGCCCTGGAATTATCCGCTCCAGCTCACGCTTGCGCCCGCGATCGGCGCGATCGCCGCCGGCAACCGGGTCATCATCAAGCCAAGCGAACTCTCGCCGCACTTCTCAGTGCTGCTGAAGGAGACGGTGGCGCAAAAGTTCGATGCCACCGAGCTACTCGTCACCGGCATCGAGGACGAGATCGCAAAAGCCTTCGCGAGCCTGCCGTTCGACCATCTCGTCTTCACCGGCTCGACCCGGGTCGGTCGGCTGGTCGCGGAGGCCGCCGGGCGCAATCTCACGCCCGTAACGCTCGAGCTCGGCGGCAAGTCGCCGGCGATCATCGACGCCTCCGCCGATCTCGAGGAGGCGGCCGAGCGCATCGCCTACGGAAAGCTGCTCAATGCCGGGCAGACCTGCATCGCGCCGGACTATGTGCTGGTGCCTGAGCGCTCGTTGCAGGCCTTCGCCGAAAAAGTGCGCGCGCAGATGCGGCGCATGTTCGGCACCGATCCCGCCAACAAGGACTACACCTCCGTCATCTCCGACCGGCACTATGCGCGGCTTGAAGGACTCGTGGCAGATGCTGCGCAGCGCGGCGCAAAAATCCTGCAACCGGCGAAAGCGGACGATCCGAACTGGAAAGCACACCGCAAATTCCCGCCGACACTGATCGTCGGCGCGACCGAGGCGATGGCGGCGATGCAGGAGGAGATTTTCGGCCCCGTTTTGCCGGTGCTGGGCTATCGCGATCCGGCGGAGGCGATCGCTTTCGTCAACGCCCGCGACCGGCCGCTCGCGCTCTACTGGTTCGGCAAGGATCGCGCCGCCCGCGACGAGGTGCTGTCGCGCACGATCTCCGGCGGCGTCACCGTCAACGACTGCCTGTTCCACTTCGCGCAAGCCAACCAGCCGATGGGCGGCGTCGGCGCATCCGGCACCGGCGCCTATCACGGCGAATGGGGTTTTCGCACGTTCAGCAAACTGAAGCCGGTGTTTTATCGCTCCAAGTTCAACCGCCTCGCCGACCTCTATCCGCCCTATGGCGGCAAGATCGCGCGGCTGGAGAAGTTGATGCGGTTCATGTCGTAGCTTTCAATCATTGCGAGCCAACGGGTCCGCGCGAAGCGCGGCCCGATGACAGGCTCCGCGAAGCAATCCAGACTGTCTCCGCGGCGG includes the following:
- a CDS encoding coniferyl aldehyde dehydrogenase, with product MDHTLDRPLASAPLPALKDAFEAMVARARAEPAPDLAERLDRLARLRTVVADNEERFRQAISADFGHRSAVETTIAETMLVFSEIRHATKHLKSWMAPQRVATALQFLPARNRLIPQPLGVVGIIAPWNYPLQLTLAPAIGAIAAGNRVIIKPSELSPHFSVLLKETVAQKFDATELLVTGIEDEIAKAFASLPFDHLVFTGSTRVGRLVAEAAGRNLTPVTLELGGKSPAIIDASADLEEAAERIAYGKLLNAGQTCIAPDYVLVPERSLQAFAEKVRAQMRRMFGTDPANKDYTSVISDRHYARLEGLVADAAQRGAKILQPAKADDPNWKAHRKFPPTLIVGATEAMAAMQEEIFGPVLPVLGYRDPAEAIAFVNARDRPLALYWFGKDRAARDEVLSRTISGGVTVNDCLFHFAQANQPMGGVGASGTGAYHGEWGFRTFSKLKPVFYRSKFNRLADLYPPYGGKIARLEKLMRFMS